One segment of Bacillus sp. (in: firmicutes) DNA contains the following:
- the gntK gene encoding gluconokinase, which yields MNREVVIGVDIGTTSTKAVVFGEHGHVLSSHAVDYPIVQPYPSWAEQDPDVIFSAVVESVSVAIAKANVTSKQVKAIGFSAAMHSLIALDASGHPLTRCIIWADNRSVEQAERLLNEMDGLDIYKRTGTPIHPMSPLPKLLWFKESMPELFDKADKFVSIKEYVLYRLYDQYVVDYSIASATGLFCLDTLDWDAEVLRLLGISKAQLSNLVPTTHIMRGMKKEWAERMALAPDVPVVVGASDGVLANIGVGAVLSGEAAITIGTSGAVRTISSVQKTDEKGRTFCYALTPDHWVVGGPTNNGGILLRWLRDEFGGQEREVAKKLGVDPYDLLTKYAERVPAGAEGLLFLPFLSGERAPYWNANARGTFFGISLHHKREHFIRAVMEGVCMSVLSVVLAIRDVTGPLSEIRVSGGFAKSAFWRQMLADMMGKELLVPETHEASALGAASLALYALGEIPSLDTVKSWIRISSHHIPNEANTFIYSELFGMYVRLYERLKDEFDSIASFQQKYS from the coding sequence GTGAATAGAGAAGTTGTTATTGGAGTTGATATTGGAACAACAAGTACAAAAGCAGTCGTGTTCGGGGAACATGGACATGTGCTTTCATCTCACGCGGTGGATTATCCGATTGTGCAGCCGTATCCTAGCTGGGCAGAGCAAGACCCGGATGTGATTTTTTCTGCTGTTGTCGAAAGTGTAAGCGTTGCCATTGCAAAGGCGAATGTGACTTCCAAGCAAGTCAAAGCAATCGGATTCAGTGCGGCGATGCATTCGCTAATAGCACTAGATGCATCAGGCCATCCGCTTACCCGCTGTATTATTTGGGCGGATAATCGCAGTGTTGAGCAAGCGGAGCGTCTATTGAACGAGATGGACGGATTAGATATTTATAAGCGGACGGGAACGCCGATTCATCCGATGTCGCCCCTTCCAAAATTGCTTTGGTTCAAGGAAAGTATGCCGGAGTTATTTGATAAAGCCGATAAATTTGTTTCGATAAAAGAATATGTGTTGTACCGGTTATATGATCAATACGTGGTCGACTATTCCATTGCCTCGGCAACGGGACTGTTCTGTTTAGATACGCTCGATTGGGATGCGGAAGTTCTCCGCCTTCTTGGTATTTCAAAAGCTCAGCTATCGAATCTTGTGCCAACGACACATATAATGCGTGGAATGAAAAAGGAATGGGCAGAACGAATGGCGCTTGCTCCTGATGTACCTGTTGTTGTCGGAGCTAGTGACGGCGTGCTTGCAAATATTGGCGTCGGTGCGGTTTTGAGTGGCGAAGCTGCCATTACGATCGGAACGAGCGGTGCGGTCCGTACAATTTCATCCGTGCAAAAAACCGATGAAAAAGGACGAACATTTTGTTATGCGCTTACACCAGATCATTGGGTTGTCGGCGGACCGACCAATAACGGCGGAATATTGCTGAGATGGCTGCGCGATGAGTTTGGCGGACAAGAGCGTGAGGTGGCGAAAAAACTTGGTGTCGATCCATATGACTTATTGACAAAGTATGCTGAGCGCGTTCCTGCCGGTGCGGAAGGATTGCTGTTTCTCCCGTTTTTATCAGGAGAGCGCGCACCATACTGGAATGCAAACGCAAGAGGCACGTTTTTTGGCATTAGCCTTCATCATAAGCGGGAACATTTTATCCGAGCCGTGATGGAAGGGGTATGCATGAGCGTCTTATCTGTAGTGTTAGCGATTCGTGATGTCACAGGACCGCTGTCGGAAATTCGCGTTTCGGGTGGATTTGCGAAATCGGCGTTTTGGCGGCAAATGCTTGCCGATATGATGGGAAAAGAATTACTTGTTCCCGAAACGCATGAAGCTTCTGCTTTAGGGGCTGCTTCACTGGCTTTGTATGCCCTTGGTGAAATTCCGTCATTAGATACAGTCAAATCATGGATTCGTATTTCATCCCATCATATTCCAAATGAAGCCAATACATTTATCTATTCGGAATTATTCGGTATGTATGTACGTTTATATGAACGGTTAAAAGATGAATTTGATAGTATCGCTTCGTTTCAGCAAAAGTATTCTTAA
- a CDS encoding TerC family protein — protein sequence MSTLMKVIMVDLILSGDNAVVIALAARNVPAEHQKKAIFWGTFGAIVLRLIFAAIIVWLLRIPLISAIGGILLVRIAYNLLAGKEKEHKAGGTTVASAVKTIIIADAVMSLDNVLALAGVAHGFLPILIGILISIPIIIWGSQLILRVMENFPIIIYAGAGLLAYTAGEMIVGDQKVDEFLHSIAPNLKQIIHVGLPIALVIIVVGIGYLKRSKKND from the coding sequence ATGTCAACACTCATGAAAGTTATTATGGTTGATCTCATTCTTAGCGGAGATAATGCAGTTGTAATTGCATTAGCTGCTAGAAATGTACCTGCAGAACATCAAAAAAAAGCGATCTTTTGGGGAACATTCGGTGCGATTGTTTTGAGATTAATTTTCGCAGCCATTATTGTTTGGTTATTGAGAATTCCGTTGATTTCTGCAATTGGCGGAATTTTGCTTGTTCGAATTGCTTATAATTTACTCGCCGGAAAAGAAAAAGAACACAAAGCTGGGGGGACCACGGTGGCATCAGCAGTTAAAACAATTATTATTGCAGATGCGGTTATGTCACTAGATAACGTTTTGGCATTAGCGGGTGTTGCACACGGGTTCCTACCAATCTTAATTGGTATTTTAATTTCTATTCCAATCATTATTTGGGGAAGTCAACTCATATTAAGAGTTATGGAAAATTTTCCTATTATTATTTATGCGGGCGCTGGTCTATTAGCTTATACTGCAGGTGAAATGATTGTTGGAGATCAAAAAGTAGATGAATTTCTCCATTCTATAGCTCCAAACTTAAAACAAATTATCCATGTTGGATTACCAATTGCATTAGTAATTATTGTAGTAGGAATTGGGTACTTGAAAAGAAGTAAAAAAAATGATTGA
- a CDS encoding DNA polymerase IV translates to MKEMYPKNGRVILHIDCNAFFASVEAAYSPSLRDKPLAVAGNPKERRGIILTCNYLAREKGVYTTMSLWEAKKKCPDLVVRPPNFDLYREMSAKIFDFLSNFSPLLEPASIDEGYMDITDCYEMGTPLEIANRIQKGLLETYQIPVSIGIAPNKFLAKMASNMRKPLGITVLRKRDVPNILWPLPVQKMHGVGEKTARKLHEIGIYTIGDLAKAQEGLLKNTLGINGVYLRERANGVDHHPVDPNAAAEIKSIGNSTTLPHNVIDEQTLVETLEKLTSSVCERMKQKSVVTKNIQITIRYSDFHTVTRSKKLENPALHMKDIFHHVVQLFKKHWTGDPVRLLGVTALDVVDRKHAVKQLDLFSYEEDAKREPLLQAIEQLVEKYGDTVIQRGFEWRKKR, encoded by the coding sequence ATGAAAGAGATGTATCCCAAAAATGGACGGGTAATACTTCATATTGATTGCAACGCTTTTTTCGCATCTGTAGAAGCTGCTTACTCCCCTTCTCTTCGTGACAAACCATTAGCCGTAGCTGGAAACCCAAAAGAACGCCGTGGAATTATCCTTACCTGCAACTATCTTGCGCGGGAAAAAGGCGTTTATACTACTATGTCACTTTGGGAAGCAAAAAAGAAGTGCCCAGATTTGGTAGTACGTCCTCCGAATTTTGACCTGTATCGAGAAATGAGTGCAAAAATCTTTGATTTTCTATCGAACTTCTCCCCTCTTTTAGAGCCGGCATCGATTGATGAAGGGTATATGGATATAACGGATTGTTACGAAATGGGAACCCCTTTAGAGATTGCCAATCGGATTCAAAAAGGGCTGCTTGAGACCTACCAAATTCCCGTAAGTATTGGAATCGCACCAAACAAGTTTTTAGCGAAAATGGCTAGTAACATGAGAAAACCATTAGGAATTACCGTTCTTCGCAAGCGGGATGTTCCCAACATCTTGTGGCCGCTTCCCGTTCAAAAAATGCATGGAGTTGGCGAAAAAACTGCAAGAAAATTACATGAAATCGGTATTTATACCATCGGGGATTTAGCAAAAGCACAGGAAGGCTTATTAAAAAATACCTTAGGGATAAATGGTGTCTATCTTCGGGAACGTGCGAACGGTGTTGACCATCATCCGGTGGATCCGAATGCTGCTGCCGAGATCAAAAGTATAGGAAACTCTACCACACTACCGCATAACGTCATTGATGAGCAGACACTGGTAGAAACGTTGGAGAAATTGACTAGTTCTGTCTGTGAACGAATGAAACAAAAATCGGTTGTAACGAAGAATATTCAAATTACGATTCGCTACTCTGATTTTCATACCGTCACCCGAAGCAAAAAGTTAGAGAATCCCGCCCTTCACATGAAAGATATTTTTCATCATGTCGTTCAACTATTTAAAAAACATTGGACAGGAGACCCTGTGCGACTATTAGGGGTTACGGCTCTTGATGTCGTCGATCGAAAACACGCTGTTAAACAGCTTGATTTATTTTCCTATGAAGAAGATGCTAAACGCGAACCTTTATTACAAGCAATCGAACAACTCGTTGAAAAATATGGAGATACGGTTATACAAAGAGGGTTCGAGTGGAGAAAGAAACGGTAA
- a CDS encoding HU family DNA-binding protein, translating to MNKTQLIEAVAEKAGLIKKDATKAVDAVFEVIQNSLANGDKVQLIGFGNFEVRERAARTGRNPQTGEVIEIPASKVPAFKPGKQLKETVNN from the coding sequence GTGAATAAAACTCAATTAATTGAAGCCGTAGCAGAAAAAGCAGGGTTAATAAAGAAAGATGCAACGAAAGCAGTAGATGCAGTATTTGAAGTTATTCAAAACTCATTAGCAAATGGGGATAAAGTACAGCTAATTGGTTTTGGAAATTTTGAAGTTCGTGAACGTGCTGCTCGTACGGGTCGAAATCCTCAAACTGGGGAAGTAATTGAAATTCCGGCAAGTAAGGTTCCTGCGTTTAAGCCAGGTAAACAATTAAAAGAGACGGTAAATAACTAG
- a CDS encoding aspartate aminotransferase family protein, translating to MEATIYTHPSNEALLSIQAQRESNARSYPRRLPLAIKRAEGVYVTDMDDKQYIDCLAGAGTLALGHNHAVVREAIEEVLKSYLPLHTLDLTTPVKEAFIDELFASLPRSFAEKAKIQFCGPTGGDAIEAALKLVKTATGNRAILSFHGGYHGSTHGTLSVSGTTDPKKKIHALVPDTHFLPYPYEYRCPFGIGKDGHRISSTYIENLLDDPESGIVTPAGVIVEVVQGEGGSIPAPIEWLKELRRITKERNIPLIIDEVQTGIGRTGKMFAFEHAGIEPDVLVLSKAIGGSLPLSVVLYDRRLDKWEPGAHIGTFRGNQMAMAAGRATIRFVKENQLPEYAHNMGSYIIKELTSIQNQVHSIGDVRGRGLMIGVEIINPMRQPNQIGSYPAYPELAKNIQQECFKRGVILEVGGRFSSVIRLLPPLIITQEQIDEVLDRFYQAIISAESQFGLR from the coding sequence ATGGAAGCAACCATTTATACTCATCCAAGTAATGAAGCATTATTATCTATTCAAGCACAAAGGGAATCAAATGCACGATCCTATCCAAGAAGATTGCCTCTTGCTATTAAAAGAGCAGAAGGAGTTTATGTTACAGACATGGATGACAAGCAATATATAGATTGTTTAGCGGGAGCAGGTACACTTGCGTTAGGTCATAATCACGCGGTTGTCCGTGAAGCGATTGAAGAAGTATTAAAGTCTTATTTGCCATTACATACACTTGATTTGACAACGCCAGTTAAAGAGGCCTTTATTGATGAATTATTTGCTTCTTTACCACGTTCATTTGCGGAAAAAGCAAAAATCCAATTTTGCGGGCCAACAGGCGGTGACGCAATAGAAGCTGCCTTAAAGCTAGTCAAAACGGCAACTGGCAACAGAGCGATTCTGTCGTTTCATGGGGGATATCATGGTTCCACACATGGCACCTTGAGTGTTAGCGGGACTACTGATCCGAAAAAGAAAATTCATGCACTTGTACCAGATACGCATTTTCTTCCATATCCATATGAATACCGTTGTCCGTTCGGGATTGGAAAAGATGGACACCGTATTAGCAGTACGTACATTGAGAATTTACTAGATGACCCGGAAAGCGGAATTGTCACTCCGGCGGGTGTCATTGTAGAGGTGGTACAGGGTGAGGGTGGTTCAATCCCCGCTCCAATAGAATGGTTAAAAGAGCTTCGCCGCATCACAAAAGAACGAAACATTCCACTTATTATTGATGAAGTACAAACTGGCATCGGCCGAACAGGAAAAATGTTTGCATTTGAGCATGCTGGAATCGAGCCTGATGTTCTTGTTCTTTCAAAAGCAATCGGAGGAAGTCTACCGCTCTCCGTTGTGCTTTACGACCGTCGTCTTGATAAATGGGAACCTGGGGCCCATATCGGAACATTCAGAGGAAATCAAATGGCGATGGCTGCCGGTCGAGCCACAATACGGTTTGTGAAGGAGAATCAACTGCCGGAGTACGCACATAATATGGGATCTTACATAATCAAGGAATTAACATCCATTCAAAATCAAGTTCATTCAATTGGTGATGTAAGAGGGAGAGGGCTCATGATTGGTGTAGAAATCATTAATCCAATGAGGCAGCCAAACCAAATTGGTAGTTATCCGGCTTATCCTGAGCTAGCTAAAAACATTCAACAAGAATGCTTTAAACGAGGGGTTATTTTAGAAGTTGGAGGGCGTTTTAGCAGCGTCATTCGTCTACTGCCGCCATTAATCATCACACAAGAGCAAATTGATGAAGTGTTGGACCGTTTCTATCAAGCGATAATAAGCGCCGAATCCCAATTTGGATTGCGTTAG
- a CDS encoding gluconate transporter has product MSGSALILIVIAGISLLLFLIIRSKLHAFVALLLVSLLVGVAAGMPLKGVIESIQNGMGGTLGFVAVVVGLGAMFGQMLEVSGGAERLAQTLIKKFGENKAQWALGITGFIVAIPVFFDVGFIILVPIVYGLAKKTGRSLLYYGIPLLAGLAVTHSFIPPTPGPIAVAELIGADLGWVILFGFIAGIPAMILAGPMFGKYIAKKIHATIPDYMEIEEKKFDKDLPSFGLIASIIFIPLVLILANTVSGVVLPEKSGLRSFFTFLGHPFVALTIATLLAFYLLGQKRGFTKQEIQGIATKALEPAGIIILVTGAGGVFKQILIDSGVGNVLGDMMASSSLPPVLLAFLIAAIVRVSQGSATVAMVTSAGLIAPLIETLGLTGPVLGLIVIAIAAGATILSHVNDSGFWLVNRYFGLDVKDTLKSWTIMETIIAIVGFAVVLVLSWFIS; this is encoded by the coding sequence ATGTCTGGATCTGCTTTAATTTTAATCGTGATCGCTGGAATTAGCTTACTTTTATTTCTCATCATACGTTCTAAATTACATGCATTTGTTGCCTTGTTATTAGTAAGTTTGCTCGTAGGTGTTGCAGCTGGTATGCCATTAAAAGGGGTCATTGAATCTATTCAAAACGGAATGGGTGGTACCCTTGGTTTTGTTGCCGTTGTTGTTGGTTTAGGAGCGATGTTCGGACAAATGTTGGAAGTATCAGGCGGTGCAGAGCGGCTGGCGCAAACGCTCATAAAAAAATTCGGTGAAAATAAAGCACAATGGGCGCTTGGTATTACTGGATTTATCGTTGCGATTCCTGTATTTTTTGATGTTGGTTTTATTATTCTTGTTCCGATTGTTTATGGATTGGCAAAGAAAACAGGCCGGTCTCTTCTTTACTACGGAATTCCGCTGTTAGCTGGCTTAGCAGTTACACATAGTTTTATCCCGCCAACACCTGGGCCCATCGCTGTCGCCGAGTTAATTGGTGCTGACCTTGGTTGGGTTATTTTATTCGGATTTATTGCTGGTATTCCAGCTATGATTCTAGCAGGTCCAATGTTTGGGAAATATATTGCGAAAAAAATCCATGCGACGATACCAGATTATATGGAAATCGAGGAGAAAAAATTTGATAAAGATCTTCCGAGCTTCGGACTCATTGCTAGCATTATTTTCATTCCTTTAGTGTTAATTTTAGCTAATACGGTTTCTGGTGTTGTCCTTCCAGAAAAAAGCGGATTGCGTTCTTTCTTTACATTCTTAGGGCATCCATTTGTCGCTTTAACGATCGCAACACTACTTGCTTTTTACCTGTTGGGGCAAAAAAGAGGGTTCACGAAACAAGAAATTCAAGGTATTGCGACAAAAGCATTGGAGCCTGCTGGAATTATTATTCTCGTAACAGGGGCAGGCGGCGTGTTCAAGCAAATTTTAATTGATTCTGGCGTTGGGAACGTGTTAGGAGATATGATGGCTTCTTCTTCACTGCCGCCAGTTTTATTGGCATTTTTAATTGCAGCAATTGTTCGCGTGTCACAAGGTTCAGCTACAGTAGCGATGGTAACGTCTGCCGGTTTGATTGCTCCTTTGATTGAAACGCTTGGCCTTACTGGACCAGTGCTAGGTTTGATCGTTATCGCTATTGCGGCTGGTGCAACAATCCTTTCCCATGTGAATGATTCTGGATTTTGGCTTGTCAACCGTTATTTCGGCTTAGATGTAAAAGACACGCTAAAGTCATGGACGATTATGGAAACAATTATTGCTATTGTCGGTTTTGCGGTCGTATTGGTTCTTAGTTGGTTTATTTCATAG
- a CDS encoding GNAT family N-acetyltransferase, producing MEIRKPNDSEYKKILSLSPQALFDGTLGEAKPSDEKVKQLIEPLLQKGSYYLIATEGDILMGWILIGTSKDQFTEKIYGFIYELFVLEEFRGNGISKRLMETGIEHLKQDGYSEVRLSVYAGNQAIKLYEKLGFKIRTFTMSMPI from the coding sequence ATGGAAATAAGGAAACCAAACGATTCGGAATATAAAAAGATTTTATCACTTTCACCACAAGCATTATTCGATGGTACATTAGGCGAGGCAAAACCGTCAGATGAAAAAGTCAAACAACTTATTGAACCATTATTGCAGAAAGGAAGCTATTATTTAATAGCAACTGAAGGTGATATTCTAATGGGTTGGATTCTTATAGGAACAAGTAAAGACCAATTTACTGAAAAGATATATGGATTTATTTATGAATTGTTTGTGTTAGAAGAATTTAGAGGAAATGGAATTTCAAAACGATTGATGGAGACTGGTATCGAACATCTTAAACAAGATGGATATTCAGAGGTTCGTTTAAGTGTATATGCAGGAAATCAAGCCATTAAACTGTATGAAAAATTGGGATTCAAAATTAGAACCTTTACAATGAGTATGCCCATTTAA
- a CDS encoding aspartate aminotransferase family protein → MNTNFAHWFLHPSGESIKTYRALMDSVVTVIENETMRINKPFSGASRQEIESKVKEMFNFSTVAQKMDVVLEEIRNVIVRNSLWISHPSSMAHLHCPPLLPSIAAEVVINALNQSMDSWDQSPAATYVETELIKFFTKQIGYSHDSDGIFTSGGTQSNYMGLLLARNKACQTNFSVNVQEEGLPIEAKRLRILCSEHAHFTVQQSAAQLGLGMNAVVKVATNDKHQLCINDARNKIVQLRRQGFLPFMIVATAGTTDFGSIDGLKDIANLANEEQLWLHVDAAYGGALLFSHQYRHLVSDLHLADSITIDFHKLYYQTISCGAFFVKHKQDFKQIAYFADYLNPKEDQNNGIINLVEKSVQTTKRFDALKLLFTFKLMGTHLFGEMVDYTINLAKETAKLLKNDSRFEVLNEPKINAVLFRYIPSQHREDPSYVDKINLELQRAFYQSGELIMAKTRQDGKVYLKFTMLNPLNTISKMKMHIERIKQAGEKIEKEQGANRYEYSVYY, encoded by the coding sequence ATGAATACAAACTTTGCTCATTGGTTTCTTCATCCTAGTGGTGAAAGTATAAAAACATACCGTGCACTTATGGATTCGGTTGTTACGGTAATTGAGAATGAAACAATGAGGATTAATAAACCTTTTTCGGGAGCTTCTCGTCAAGAGATTGAGTCAAAAGTAAAAGAGATGTTTAATTTCTCAACTGTCGCTCAGAAGATGGATGTTGTGCTGGAAGAGATTCGAAATGTCATTGTGAGAAATTCTTTATGGATTTCTCACCCATCATCTATGGCGCACCTTCATTGCCCACCTTTACTTCCGTCAATAGCTGCGGAGGTAGTAATCAATGCACTCAACCAATCCATGGATTCATGGGATCAAAGCCCTGCTGCTACTTATGTTGAAACGGAACTGATCAAATTCTTCACCAAGCAGATTGGTTATTCTCATGATTCGGATGGGATCTTTACAAGTGGAGGAACTCAATCCAATTATATGGGATTGCTGCTCGCTAGAAATAAAGCTTGCCAAACAAACTTTTCGGTTAACGTTCAGGAGGAAGGTCTTCCGATTGAGGCGAAAAGATTACGAATTCTTTGCTCGGAGCATGCTCATTTCACGGTCCAACAATCGGCGGCACAGCTTGGATTGGGAATGAATGCGGTCGTAAAAGTTGCGACAAATGACAAGCATCAACTGTGTATAAATGATGCCAGGAATAAGATTGTCCAGCTTCGGCGACAAGGATTCCTTCCATTTATGATCGTGGCAACAGCAGGGACAACAGATTTTGGAAGTATCGATGGTCTAAAAGATATAGCAAATTTAGCGAATGAAGAACAATTATGGCTGCACGTCGATGCCGCTTACGGAGGAGCCCTGTTATTTTCCCATCAATATCGGCACTTGGTCAGCGATTTACACTTAGCCGATTCGATTACGATCGATTTTCATAAACTTTACTATCAAACCATTAGCTGCGGAGCATTTTTTGTAAAACATAAACAGGACTTTAAGCAAATTGCTTACTTTGCAGATTACTTGAATCCTAAAGAAGATCAGAATAACGGTATCATCAACCTTGTGGAAAAAAGTGTTCAAACAACCAAACGGTTCGATGCCTTAAAACTTTTGTTCACTTTTAAGTTGATGGGGACTCATTTGTTTGGAGAGATGGTCGATTACACGATTAATCTTGCGAAAGAAACAGCCAAACTGCTAAAGAACGATTCTCGTTTCGAGGTACTAAATGAACCAAAAATCAATGCTGTATTATTCCGTTACATTCCATCACAACATCGGGAAGACCCATCGTATGTTGACAAAATCAATCTTGAGCTTCAACGTGCTTTCTACCAAAGCGGTGAACTAATTATGGCAAAAACAAGGCAAGACGGAAAAGTGTACTTGAAATTTACAATGCTCAATCCTCTCAATACAATCAGCAAGATGAAGATGCACATTGAACGAATCAAGCAAGCTGGGGAAAAAATAGAGAAAGAGCAAGGAGCGAATAGGTATGAATATTCCGTTTATTACTAA
- a CDS encoding substrate-binding domain-containing protein, with product MKKVTMADVAKRANVSKSTVSQYLNKRYDYMSEKTKKRITKAIEELGYQPNFIARSLKQKSTATIGVIVFNVLQMLTTQVLRAIEDVCQQRDFHVIVCNTDDDPVKEKKYIEMLRAKQVDGLIIFPTGKNVNLYEKMVEEQFPLVFVDRMVPEVEVDAILLDNHQAAALAVDYFVQQGYERIGIVTPPIAPHVIPRMERIEGFRQALSDNRLPIMEEYMVGLEIPSIKGRLANLFSSSHPPEALFAINDLTLMEILTFVKDHHLRIPDDIALISIDDVPFAHIYTPALTTIAQPTFEMGKKAAERLFMQIEQKTKHRPQILRFPPTFIERGSAKRRT from the coding sequence TTGAAAAAAGTAACCATGGCCGACGTTGCGAAACGGGCGAATGTTTCAAAAAGTACAGTGTCGCAATATTTGAACAAACGCTACGATTATATGAGCGAGAAAACAAAAAAGCGTATTACAAAAGCGATTGAAGAATTAGGTTATCAACCAAATTTTATTGCCCGAAGCTTAAAACAAAAATCGACAGCAACGATTGGCGTTATCGTTTTCAATGTTTTGCAAATGCTCACAACACAGGTGCTGCGGGCAATCGAAGATGTCTGCCAGCAACGTGATTTTCACGTCATTGTCTGCAATACAGATGATGATCCAGTGAAAGAGAAAAAATATATTGAAATGCTGCGCGCGAAGCAAGTCGATGGATTAATTATTTTCCCAACGGGGAAAAATGTCAATCTATATGAAAAAATGGTGGAAGAACAATTTCCACTCGTGTTTGTTGACCGAATGGTTCCTGAAGTAGAGGTAGATGCGATTCTACTTGATAACCATCAGGCGGCAGCATTGGCTGTCGATTATTTTGTCCAGCAAGGATATGAACGAATTGGCATTGTTACGCCGCCGATCGCACCCCATGTTATTCCAAGGATGGAGCGAATTGAGGGGTTTCGTCAAGCACTTTCCGACAATAGGCTTCCGATTATGGAAGAGTATATGGTGGGGTTGGAAATTCCTTCGATAAAAGGACGGTTAGCCAACTTGTTTTCTTCCTCACACCCTCCGGAGGCGTTATTTGCCATTAACGATTTAACATTGATGGAAATTCTAACTTTTGTTAAGGATCATCATTTGAGAATACCAGATGATATAGCACTCATTAGCATCGACGATGTGCCGTTTGCCCATATTTATACACCGGCATTAACAACGATCGCCCAACCGACATTTGAGATGGGGAAAAAAGCAGCAGAGCGGCTGTTTATGCAAATCGAACAAAAAACGAAACATCGTCCGCAAATTTTACGCTTTCCACCTACGTTTATCGAACGGGGGTCTGCGAAACGAAGAACGTAA